Proteins encoded together in one Nitrosopumilus sp. window:
- a CDS encoding CopD family protein, producing the protein MIKFLFVLLIFLSVSIPFAAAHPFTLETIPSLESNAPTGNTEVIVYFSEPVEINFSTLKVIDSNGNQIDNKDTKYYQGEDSLIVTTPPLEDGVYTVSSKVLSKVDGHLVPNAFLFAVGNVIIDPELLGKEVPSDLIFFPEAGARYPGLVGQTIVLGAVIASLLIWGTQNKQLIKEEIDKIESFHHGKFMSITGIGLILVFISDILMIAVQTIRIESSPLDAIQTTFGNTWLIRMILTIILLGIWFALDRKKILSKRNQIPMLVATLALIGTSSLIGHGAASGENAALVLDYLHNLVSGIWIGGIFYFVFILLPTISQLKEKNRDKMSLVLIPRFSIAFIIAVGVVIITGPTLLWFLESDVGVITESVYGQLIILKIVIASIMVGLGGFFQFRVQKTAEKNYKSGKISVHKKLKRSLKVDAALGIILLGVVALLTNGTLPAGEIQKVDAQESFFGFKTIEYSENAKFDIEILPFASGQNSILVKVSDFENKPLYDYDQLKVKISNPSKNISPIEVPMEVIKEDENKPVEYQGELTFGFSGDWEMEIEAQRMESANEGKIINLVVKPRLENLQTQIIEYQLPEDAKPLFPLYDEKNSIWISDPSAPRLWEFSLDSNEFSSYSFDGLTTTFLTQDHSGKIWFTDTPRNQIGFIDPETKQITTKTIPKLDPVISDNTPIFLLADYDGNIWITIINKDRILKYIPDLDKFEEIVLPDKQSLPFALAIDEEGKIWFSTTGAGKIGFIEPDTNKITQFTNDEPLQAPEFLIFDKNGDLWIAEHTGLAITKFNPVLETFERVTVPDKDALPFGMTFDKYGNIWFAQHTVDKIGVFDPDNTNLVEIPVPSETSFVQFMASDGNNNVWFVEQQSNKLATVKTTEIPVSTVQISTSNSFELKYTEIASPLIALGIIATSLFFVKSIQDKRRLNLLINS; encoded by the coding sequence ATGATAAAATTTCTTTTTGTTTTACTAATATTTTTATCAGTTTCAATTCCATTTGCAGCAGCACATCCTTTTACATTAGAAACAATTCCTAGTCTAGAATCAAATGCACCAACAGGAAACACAGAGGTTATTGTATACTTTTCAGAGCCAGTTGAAATAAATTTTAGCACACTCAAAGTAATCGACAGTAACGGAAATCAAATAGATAACAAGGATACAAAATATTATCAGGGAGAAGATTCACTGATCGTAACTACTCCACCATTAGAAGATGGAGTTTACACTGTATCAAGCAAAGTACTATCAAAAGTTGATGGTCATTTGGTTCCAAATGCATTTTTGTTTGCAGTAGGAAATGTAATAATTGATCCTGAACTATTGGGAAAAGAAGTACCATCAGACTTGATATTTTTTCCAGAAGCTGGTGCAAGATATCCAGGTCTTGTAGGACAAACCATTGTTTTGGGTGCAGTGATTGCCTCGTTACTAATTTGGGGAACACAAAACAAGCAGTTGATTAAAGAAGAAATTGACAAGATAGAGTCATTTCATCACGGAAAATTTATGTCAATTACAGGAATAGGCTTGATTCTTGTTTTTATTTCAGATATTTTGATGATTGCAGTTCAGACCATTAGAATAGAATCATCACCTCTAGATGCAATTCAAACTACTTTTGGAAATACTTGGTTAATCAGAATGATACTTACAATAATTTTACTTGGAATATGGTTTGCCTTAGATAGGAAAAAAATATTATCAAAAAGAAATCAAATTCCAATGCTAGTAGCTACATTAGCACTAATTGGTACTTCAAGCTTAATTGGACATGGTGCTGCAAGTGGAGAAAATGCTGCACTTGTTTTAGATTATTTACATAATTTAGTTTCAGGAATATGGATTGGCGGAATATTCTATTTTGTTTTCATATTATTGCCAACAATTTCTCAATTAAAAGAAAAGAACAGAGACAAAATGAGTTTAGTACTAATTCCAAGATTTTCAATTGCATTTATCATTGCTGTAGGAGTGGTAATTATCACAGGTCCTACATTGTTATGGTTTTTGGAAAGTGATGTTGGAGTAATTACTGAATCAGTTTATGGTCAATTGATAATTCTAAAGATTGTAATTGCATCAATTATGGTAGGACTAGGAGGATTCTTTCAATTTAGAGTACAAAAAACTGCAGAGAAAAACTACAAGTCAGGAAAGATATCAGTTCACAAAAAGCTAAAGAGATCACTCAAAGTTGATGCAGCTTTAGGAATAATTCTTCTAGGTGTTGTAGCTTTACTGACTAATGGAACTCTTCCTGCAGGAGAAATTCAAAAAGTAGATGCACAAGAGAGTTTCTTTGGTTTTAAAACAATAGAATACAGCGAGAATGCTAAATTTGATATTGAGATTTTACCATTTGCAAGTGGCCAAAATTCAATTCTTGTCAAAGTAAGTGATTTTGAAAATAAACCACTTTATGATTATGATCAACTTAAAGTAAAAATTTCTAATCCTTCAAAAAATATCTCTCCTATCGAAGTTCCAATGGAGGTAATCAAAGAAGATGAAAACAAGCCAGTAGAGTATCAAGGGGAATTAACTTTTGGATTCTCTGGCGATTGGGAGATGGAAATTGAAGCTCAAAGAATGGAAAGTGCAAATGAGGGTAAAATTATCAATTTGGTAGTAAAACCAAGACTAGAAAATCTTCAAACTCAAATTATAGAATATCAACTTCCTGAAGACGCAAAACCCCTTTTCCCATTATATGATGAAAAAAATTCAATCTGGATAAGTGATCCTTCTGCGCCTAGATTATGGGAATTCTCACTTGATTCAAATGAATTCTCCTCATATTCATTTGACGGGTTAACTACAACTTTTCTAACACAAGATCATAGTGGAAAAATTTGGTTTACGGATACCCCAAGAAATCAAATTGGGTTTATTGATCCAGAGACTAAGCAGATAACTACAAAAACCATACCAAAACTTGATCCAGTAATTTCAGATAATACTCCAATATTCTTACTTGCAGATTATGATGGAAATATTTGGATTACCATAATCAACAAAGATAGAATTCTAAAATACATTCCAGATCTTGATAAATTCGAAGAGATAGTTCTTCCTGACAAACAATCATTGCCTTTTGCCTTAGCAATTGATGAAGAAGGAAAAATTTGGTTTAGCACCACGGGTGCAGGAAAGATTGGATTTATTGAGCCTGATACTAACAAGATTACCCAATTCACAAATGATGAACCACTTCAGGCTCCAGAATTCTTAATTTTTGATAAAAATGGTGATTTATGGATTGCAGAGCACACAGGTTTAGCCATTACTAAATTCAATCCAGTCTTAGAAACATTTGAGAGAGTCACAGTTCCAGATAAAGATGCATTACCATTTGGAATGACATTTGACAAGTATGGAAATATTTGGTTTGCTCAACATACAGTTGATAAAATTGGAGTGTTTGATCCAGACAATACAAATCTAGTAGAGATTCCAGTTCCAAGTGAGACATCTTTTGTTCAGTTTATGGCATCAGATGGAAACAACAATGTGTGGTTTGTTGAACAACAATCAAACAAGCTTGCTACAGTAAAGACTACAGAAATCCCAGTTAGTACTGTACAAATTTCTACAAGTAATAGTTTTGAATTAAAGTATACAGAGATTGCATCTCCATTAATTGCATTAGGAATTATTGCAACATCATTGTTTTTTGTAAAGAGCATTCAGGATAAAAGAAGATTAAATTTATTGATTAATTCTTAG